In Streptomyces rapamycinicus NRRL 5491, the genomic stretch TCGGTGTGATACGCGTGGAGGGTGCGCCCGGCGATCGCGGCGAGGGTGTCGCCGACGAAGCCCGCCTCGTTGAGGGTGTCGGTGTGGATGGCGAGCTGGGCGCCGCTCTCCTCGCAGACGCCGAGGCAGGCGTCGATGGCGGCGGGGGTCGCCCCCCAGTCCTCATGGATCTTGAATCCGAGTGCTCCGCCGCGCAGTTGGGACCACATCGCCTCGCGGGAGACGGTGTTGCCCTTGCCGAGCAGGCCGATGTTGACCGAATACCCCTCCAGCGCCTCGAACATCCGGGCGAGGTGCCAGGGTCCGGGGGTGATGGTGGTGGCCGTGGTGCCCTCGGCCGGTCCCGTGCCGCCACCGACCAGGGTGGTGATCCCGGAGCAGAGCGCCTGGTCGACGAGGGTCGGGGAGATGAAGTGGACATGGGCGTCGATGGCGCCCGCGGTGAGGATCCTGCCGTTGCCCGCGATGACCTCGGTCTCGGGCCCGATGACGAGGTCGGGGTGGACGCCGTCCATGGTGTCGGGGTTCCCGGCCTTGCCGATTCCGGCGATACGGCCGTCACGCAGGCCGATATCCGCCTTGACGACGCCCCAGTGGTCGAGCACGACGGCCCCGGTGATCACGGTGTCGGGGGCGCCCTCGGCGCGGGTGGCGCGGGACTGGCCCATGGATTCGCGGATCACCTTGCCGCCGCCGAAGACCGCCTCGTCCCCGGCCCGGCCGGGCCCGCCGCCGCGGTCCTCCTCGATCTCGATGAAGAGGTCGGTGTCGGCGAGCCGGATGCGGTCCCCGGTGGTGGGGCCGAAGAGGTCGGCGTACGCGGCGCGGTTCAGCTCAGCGGTCATCGAGCCCTCCTCCCGTCTCCCCGCGCAGCCCCGGCACGATCCGCTCCCCCGCGATCGGGATCAGGTCGACCTCGACGGGGATGCCGGGTTCGAAGCGCACGGCGGTGCCGGCGGCGATGTTCAGCCGCTTGCCGCGGGCGGCGGCGCGGTCGAAGTCGAGGCCGGGGTTGACCTCGGCGAAGTGATAGTGGGAGGCGACCTGGACGGGCCGGTCGGCGGCGTTGAGCACGGTGAGACGGGTGACCGGCCGCCCCTCGTTGAGGAGCACCGGCTCATCGGCGTAAAGGATCTCTCCGGGGACCATGGAAGCGCCCCCGTCAGGCTATCGGCTGGTGGACGGTGACCAGCTTGGTGCCGTCGGGGAAGGTGGCCTCGACCTGCACGTCCTGGAGCATCTCGGGTACGCCCTCCATGACCTCGTCGCGGGTGAGCACCCGGCGGCCGGAGGCCATCAGCTCGGCGACGCCGCGGCCGTCGCGGGCGCCCTCCAGGATGTGGGCGGTGATCAGCGCCGTCGCCTCGGGGTGGTTGAGGAGCACGCCCCGGGCCCGTCGTTTCTCGGCCACGTCGGCGGCCACATGGATGAGCAGACGCTCCTGCTCATGTGGGGTCAAGTGCACGCTTACCACCTCATTCTCGCGCCCATTCCGCAAAAGCCCCGACCCGGTGGAAACCACCCGCTCCATGCGGTCCGGGGCGACTTGCGTCCGGCCTTCGCAGGCTAGTTCCGCGGCATTTCGTCGGCGTTAACTGAGCCATTGACCGAGCAACCCTGATCAATTCGATCGATGCTGGTCAAGACGGTCTTATGAGCCACCGTCACGTCTTCGCACCCCCCCTCGGCCACCGCCCGGCATCCGCTCGGCGGACCCGTACGTCCGGCTATCGCACTTGACGG encodes the following:
- a CDS encoding urease subunit beta, giving the protein MVPGEILYADEPVLLNEGRPVTRLTVLNAADRPVQVASHYHFAEVNPGLDFDRAAARGKRLNIAAGTAVRFEPGIPVEVDLIPIAGERIVPGLRGETGGGLDDR
- a CDS encoding urease subunit gamma, whose translation is MHLTPHEQERLLIHVAADVAEKRRARGVLLNHPEATALITAHILEGARDGRGVAELMASGRRVLTRDEVMEGVPEMLQDVQVEATFPDGTKLVTVHQPIA